A single Anopheles funestus chromosome 2RL, idAnoFuneDA-416_04, whole genome shotgun sequence DNA region contains:
- the LOC125761891 gene encoding uncharacterized protein LOC125761891, whose product MVKDLDFIGDINDKYAALELELEEKLEAVIKQELTLDPNEVKCNKKMHSNKAEAVHFLLETARRRNYELLKSLEISKARLRSRATFSPLEAILQKAIGNYLKETSLVPCSTKKVYGPTYV is encoded by the exons aTGGTAAAAGATTTAGATTTTATTGGTGATATAAATGATAAATATGCTGCACTGGAGTTGGAGTTAGAGGAGAAGCTTGAAGCAGT GATAAAACAAGAACTTACCCTTGATCCTAATGAGGTGAAGTGTAATAAAAAGATGCACTCTAACAAAGCGGAAGCCGTCCATTTCTTGTTGGAAACAGCAAGACGTAGAAATTATGAGCTGTTGAAATCATTAGAAATTTCCAAAGCAAGACTGCGGTCCCGTGCTACATTTAGTCCGCTGGAAGCTATTCTTCAAAAGGCGATTGGAAATTATCTGAAAGAAACATCTCTCGTTCCATGCAGTACGAAAAAAGTTTACGGTCCCACGTATGTTTAG